One part of the Prochlorococcus marinus str. MIT 9313 genome encodes these proteins:
- a CDS encoding YciI family protein: MPWFIKTEKFTAQTLTLLPEQRQTYLAAHHEWIKVLRSEGVKVSSGFLVDAEQRPGGGGLLVLQADSFEAAKRLVEQDPMIVEGLVKWDLQQWIPLCGELMA, encoded by the coding sequence ATGCCTTGGTTTATCAAAACCGAGAAGTTTACGGCGCAGACTTTGACCCTTTTGCCAGAGCAGCGGCAGACTTACTTAGCTGCCCACCATGAATGGATCAAGGTTTTGCGCTCCGAAGGTGTCAAGGTTTCGAGTGGTTTTTTGGTTGATGCTGAACAACGACCAGGAGGTGGAGGGTTGTTGGTGCTGCAGGCAGACTCCTTTGAAGCAGCCAAACGCTTAGTCGAACAGGACCCGATGATTGTTGAGGGTTTAGTTAAATGGGATCTGCAGCAGTGGATCCCTCTGTGTGGGGAGCTCATGGCTTGA
- a CDS encoding phosphodiester glycosidase family protein, with the protein MVSPPPPPPTVEVRAANLFVGDRLNIDGQLIEAPWRWRGHRDGTANQLWLPLDLLVGRFGFRRSTQPNGQQLQWYGSKASLKSLPQITLQDEVALNVAEWLTTTGVKIKRKSKTLHVELPTPRLKGLRQGKGSNSNRLVLDLSGPALVQSLDNNLLLNLQATVQQRRQMKALGLMPKQQRNGLMLIGQAEALSSLTLDKPWRIVLDGIGKHSNATNLRSPLLNPSIQALIQRGLIFDTKVVNVGVKPLQITRVGTNLSKQGLLLRPLPQINHQQGLRFLNHLAQPADALIAINGGFFNRVRQLPLGALRRDGRWFSGPILNRGAIGWGPTGHLSFGRLQLQQELQGSKGQRWNLETLNSGYVQRGLSRYTRAWGPIYQALSGEEKAMMIINGRVVQSFQQVQLARGVPLSKDGDLVVARGGFPLPAATGETVVIRMKASHPLGELPQVLGGGPLLLQNGRVVLSGRQEGFSPSFLSLAAPRSVVGQGGGKLWLLTLKGARGSDPTLLETSLALQQLGIRDGLNLDGGSSTSLLVANQLVVTGRGTPPRIHNGLGLILRHHKGNPKKANEPHKNARGQERIANK; encoded by the coding sequence ATGGTTTCTCCTCCTCCCCCACCTCCCACTGTTGAGGTAAGAGCCGCGAACTTATTTGTTGGTGATCGCCTCAACATCGATGGTCAGTTAATCGAGGCCCCTTGGCGCTGGAGAGGCCATAGGGATGGCACTGCAAACCAGCTCTGGCTTCCCCTGGATCTACTGGTCGGACGTTTTGGCTTCCGCAGGTCCACCCAGCCAAACGGACAGCAATTGCAATGGTATGGAAGCAAAGCCTCTCTGAAATCCCTCCCACAAATCACACTTCAAGATGAAGTGGCATTGAATGTGGCCGAATGGCTCACGACGACAGGAGTCAAGATCAAGCGGAAAAGCAAGACCCTTCACGTTGAACTGCCAACACCACGCCTCAAAGGTCTTCGGCAGGGCAAGGGCAGCAATTCAAATCGTCTGGTGCTTGACCTAAGCGGTCCGGCGCTCGTGCAAAGCCTTGACAACAATCTCCTTCTTAATCTTCAGGCCACCGTCCAGCAGCGTAGGCAGATGAAGGCATTAGGCCTGATGCCCAAGCAGCAGCGCAATGGCCTAATGCTCATCGGTCAGGCAGAAGCCCTAAGCAGCCTCACCCTGGACAAACCCTGGCGCATTGTCTTGGACGGTATTGGCAAGCACAGCAACGCAACAAATCTGCGCTCACCACTGCTCAATCCATCCATCCAGGCCCTCATCCAGCGCGGCCTGATCTTCGACACAAAAGTGGTGAACGTTGGGGTCAAACCATTGCAAATCACCAGGGTCGGTACAAATCTGTCAAAGCAAGGTCTGCTCCTCAGGCCTCTGCCGCAAATTAACCATCAACAAGGCCTGCGTTTTCTCAACCACTTAGCCCAACCTGCAGACGCTCTGATCGCCATCAACGGGGGTTTCTTCAATCGAGTGCGCCAGTTGCCCCTAGGGGCCTTAAGACGAGATGGCAGATGGTTTTCAGGCCCCATCCTCAATCGAGGGGCAATCGGCTGGGGCCCTACAGGACATCTATCCTTCGGCCGCCTGCAACTTCAACAAGAACTTCAAGGTTCTAAAGGGCAGAGATGGAATCTTGAAACCTTGAATAGTGGCTATGTGCAGCGAGGCCTGAGTCGTTACACCAGAGCCTGGGGGCCTATCTACCAAGCCCTCAGCGGAGAAGAAAAAGCAATGATGATCATCAATGGGCGAGTCGTACAGAGCTTCCAACAAGTGCAGCTGGCCCGGGGGGTTCCTCTGAGCAAGGATGGGGATCTGGTCGTAGCCAGAGGAGGCTTCCCTTTACCGGCGGCGACTGGTGAAACAGTGGTCATAAGGATGAAAGCATCACATCCTCTTGGCGAACTGCCTCAAGTGCTTGGTGGTGGTCCATTGCTGCTGCAAAACGGGCGGGTGGTTCTGTCTGGAAGACAAGAAGGCTTCAGCCCAAGCTTTCTATCCCTTGCTGCTCCCCGCAGTGTGGTGGGCCAAGGTGGTGGCAAGCTCTGGCTACTCACTCTCAAAGGGGCCAGGGGCAGCGATCCAACCCTGCTGGAGACAAGCCTAGCCCTGCAACAACTGGGGATCAGAGACGGCCTGAACTTAGATGGAGGCAGTTCAACGTCCCTGTTGGTAGCGAATCAATTGGTTGTAACAGGTCGAGGCACACCCCCCAGAATCCACAACGGCCTTGGCCTCATTTTGCGCCACCACAAAGGCAATCCTAAAAAAGCTAATGAGCCTCATAAAAATGCCAGAGGTCAGGAGCGAATCGCCAACAAATAA
- the lipA gene encoding lipoyl synthase has translation MTGKALLKPHWLRVKAPQQQRIGEVAELLKGLNLKTVCQEASCPNIGECFAGGTATFLIMGPGCTRACPYCDIDFDKSPRSLDPTEPERLSEAVAQMNLRHVVITSVNRDDLSDGGASQFVACIEAIRQRSPLTTIELLIPDFNGNWDALAKVMGAAPEVLNHNIETVPRLYKRARPQADYMRSLELLYQVRQGWPKVYSKSGLMVGLGETDAEVIEVLEDLRRHRVDIVTIGQYLSPSPKHLPVDRFVTPEQFEYFRSMGETELGFLQVVSTPLTRSSYHAGEVQRLMAAHPR, from the coding sequence ATGACTGGAAAAGCCTTACTGAAACCCCACTGGTTGCGCGTCAAGGCTCCACAACAGCAACGCATCGGCGAGGTAGCCGAGCTGCTGAAGGGCCTCAATCTCAAGACGGTGTGTCAAGAAGCCAGCTGCCCGAATATCGGGGAGTGCTTCGCAGGAGGAACTGCCACCTTCTTGATCATGGGGCCGGGCTGCACCCGCGCTTGCCCTTACTGCGACATCGACTTTGACAAAAGCCCACGCTCCCTAGACCCCACTGAGCCAGAGCGCCTAAGCGAAGCGGTGGCTCAGATGAACCTTCGTCATGTTGTCATCACTTCAGTTAACCGTGATGACCTCAGCGACGGGGGAGCCAGTCAATTCGTCGCATGCATCGAGGCCATTCGCCAACGTTCTCCCCTAACCACAATTGAGCTGCTAATTCCTGATTTCAACGGCAATTGGGATGCCCTCGCCAAGGTAATGGGAGCAGCTCCGGAGGTGCTCAACCACAACATTGAGACCGTCCCCCGGCTCTACAAACGGGCTCGTCCACAAGCTGACTACATGCGATCTCTTGAGCTGTTGTATCAAGTGCGGCAAGGCTGGCCGAAGGTCTATAGCAAGTCCGGCCTGATGGTGGGGCTAGGTGAAACAGATGCTGAGGTAATTGAGGTCCTAGAGGATCTACGCCGTCACCGAGTCGACATAGTGACCATCGGCCAATACCTATCGCCAAGCCCAAAACATCTTCCAGTCGATCGCTTTGTGACACCAGAACAGTTCGAATATTTCCGCTCTATGGGGGAAACTGAGCTGGGGTTCCTGCAAGTGGTTAGTACCCCTCTCACACGCAGCAGCTACCACGCCGGCGAGGTCCAGCGGCTGATGGCCGCCCACCCACGCTGA
- the gltB gene encoding glutamate synthase large subunit: protein MSQDHRRSNWPYCDSSAPTAVVGEKDACGVGFLAQIDGVASNWILQQALRALNCMEHRGGCGGDADSGDGAGLLCAIPWSYLETVWSAVESANHPCGLGMLFMPRDAARRAEARCFCEQEAESLGLRSRGWREVPVDVAVLGPLARDTAPVIEQWLVQGSQPGDALEALLFRLRRRIGDRARQAWGEHANDLYVASLSSRTVVYKGMVRSEVLAAFYADLRDPRFEVSFAVYHRRFSTNTLPRWPLAQPMRLLGHNGEINTLLGNLNWARATEVNLDSVWGVDAADLKPVVNAAFSDSANLDATLELLVRSGRPIVDSLLTLVPEAFREQPELADKPEIQAFYEYSACTQEPWDGPALLVFSDGRSVGASLDRNGLRPARYCITSDGLVVMGSETGVVELEESRIIEKGRLGPGQMLAVDLEKGRLLRNWDVKQEVAGRYPYGEWLSQNRCKLGQKSWQQDSQLGDLELLQQQTAFGFTAEDLELIIDSMAAGAKEPTFCMGDDIPLAVLSDKPHLLYDYFKQRFAQVTNPPIDPLREKLVMSLEMHLGKRGSPLKPEAAAASLIHLETPILNEAELAACGQLEFPTTTLSTLLPVHYGPSGLGDSLKRLCVEAADAVRDGSQIVVLSDRGVVASTTYIPPLLAVGAVHHHLLKQGLRLNASLVVDTAQCWSTHHLACLIGYGASAVCPWLTWETTRHWWQHPRTQKLIETGKLPALTIDQAQANVRKAQEDGLRKILSKIGISLLASYHGAQIFEAIGIGADLIELAFKGTTSRVAGLSLNDLASETLIFHAKAFPELDRTKLEFMGFVQYRSGGEFHLNTPDMSKALHAAVRAGPGYDHFSTYKNLLENRPATALRDLLTFRLAPTPLPLDQVESVESICARFCTGGMSLGALSREAHEVLAVAMNRIGGKSNSGEGGEDPARFKILDDVDLESRSETLPSIKGLRNGDTACSAIKQVASGRFGVTPEYLRSGKQLEIKVAQGAKPGEGGQLPGQKVDPYIAKLRNSKAGVALISPPPHHDIYSIEDLAQLIHDLHQVHPAAKVSVKLVAEIGIGTIAAGVAKAKADVIQISGHDGGTGASPLSSIKHAGSPWELGLTEVHRSLLENGLRDRVLLRADGGLKTGWDVVIAALLGAEEYGFGSVAMIAEGCIMARVCHTNKCPVGVATQQEGLRKRFPGVPEHVVNFFLFVAEEVRQLMSVLGVARLEDLIGRTELLEPRSLNLVKTQTLDLSCLLDPIPGAVDRAWLIHDAKAHDNGPILEDQLLADAELMAAIDSHGHIARNLAIVNTDRSVCARISGEIAERHGNKGFRGQFDLSFEGAAGQSFAAFLLQGVNVRLEGEANDYVGKGMNGGRITLVPPSSADQSGSQVILGNTCLYGATGGELFALGRAGERFAVRNSGVQAVVEGAGDHCCEYMTGGVVVVLGSTGRNVGAGMTGGVTFLLDEQGMVSDRVNKEIVEICLLTTIEQEAILKTLLEAHLAQTGSTKAKAILANWISWKALFKVLVPPSEKVNVGLTLLEKVAA from the coding sequence ATGTCTCAGGATCACCGTCGCTCCAATTGGCCCTATTGCGACAGCAGCGCGCCTACGGCCGTGGTTGGCGAAAAGGATGCATGTGGCGTTGGTTTCTTGGCTCAAATTGATGGGGTAGCTAGCAATTGGATTTTGCAGCAGGCACTTCGGGCCCTGAACTGCATGGAACATCGTGGTGGTTGCGGAGGTGATGCGGATTCCGGAGATGGAGCAGGTCTGCTTTGCGCTATTCCCTGGAGCTATCTTGAGACCGTGTGGTCGGCAGTGGAATCTGCAAACCATCCTTGTGGGCTGGGCATGTTGTTTATGCCTCGAGATGCTGCACGTCGCGCAGAAGCACGTTGCTTTTGCGAGCAGGAGGCCGAGTCCCTTGGTCTCAGGTCCAGAGGATGGCGAGAAGTCCCTGTGGATGTGGCGGTGTTGGGTCCCCTCGCCCGTGATACAGCGCCGGTTATCGAGCAGTGGCTGGTGCAGGGATCTCAGCCAGGTGATGCGTTGGAGGCGTTGTTATTTCGATTGCGGCGGCGTATCGGAGATCGTGCTCGGCAGGCCTGGGGAGAGCATGCCAATGATCTCTACGTGGCGTCACTCAGTAGTCGCACAGTCGTTTACAAAGGCATGGTGCGCTCCGAGGTGCTTGCGGCGTTTTATGCCGATCTCCGCGACCCTCGCTTTGAGGTTTCTTTTGCGGTTTATCACCGCCGCTTCAGCACCAATACGTTGCCCCGTTGGCCACTCGCCCAGCCGATGCGTTTGCTCGGTCATAACGGTGAAATCAATACGTTGTTGGGCAACCTGAATTGGGCTAGGGCCACTGAAGTCAACCTAGATAGCGTTTGGGGTGTTGATGCGGCTGATCTAAAACCGGTTGTTAATGCAGCTTTTAGTGATTCCGCCAACCTTGACGCGACTCTGGAGCTGCTTGTACGCAGTGGTCGCCCGATTGTTGACAGCTTGCTGACCTTGGTTCCTGAGGCCTTCCGGGAACAGCCAGAGCTGGCTGACAAGCCAGAAATTCAGGCTTTTTATGAGTATTCCGCGTGCACGCAAGAGCCCTGGGATGGCCCAGCCTTGCTTGTGTTCTCAGATGGTCGCAGTGTTGGTGCCAGCCTCGATCGCAATGGCTTACGCCCGGCCCGCTATTGCATCACCAGTGATGGCTTGGTGGTGATGGGTTCAGAAACTGGTGTGGTTGAGCTTGAGGAAAGCCGCATCATCGAGAAGGGACGCCTTGGCCCTGGGCAGATGTTGGCGGTTGATCTTGAAAAGGGTCGATTGCTGCGCAATTGGGATGTCAAGCAGGAGGTTGCTGGCCGATATCCCTATGGCGAATGGCTCAGTCAAAATCGTTGCAAGCTTGGTCAAAAGTCTTGGCAGCAGGATTCTCAACTGGGAGATCTGGAACTGCTTCAGCAGCAGACAGCCTTCGGTTTCACTGCTGAGGATTTGGAGTTAATCATCGATTCAATGGCGGCTGGGGCCAAAGAACCCACTTTTTGCATGGGTGATGACATCCCATTGGCGGTGCTCTCCGATAAGCCCCACCTCCTATACGACTACTTCAAACAGCGCTTTGCGCAGGTCACGAACCCGCCGATTGATCCCTTGCGGGAAAAGTTGGTGATGAGTCTCGAGATGCATCTGGGAAAGCGTGGTTCTCCCCTCAAGCCTGAGGCAGCGGCGGCTTCGTTGATTCATCTTGAGACTCCGATTCTCAATGAGGCGGAACTTGCAGCTTGTGGTCAGCTTGAGTTTCCCACGACCACACTCTCCACTTTGCTGCCCGTTCATTATGGGCCTAGCGGTTTGGGGGATTCTCTTAAACGGCTCTGCGTTGAAGCAGCGGATGCTGTGCGCGATGGCAGCCAGATCGTGGTGCTTTCCGACCGCGGGGTTGTTGCTAGCACCACCTACATTCCACCGCTGCTAGCGGTTGGTGCAGTGCATCACCACTTGCTGAAGCAGGGTTTGCGGCTGAATGCTTCCTTGGTGGTCGACACGGCACAGTGCTGGAGTACCCATCATCTGGCCTGTCTAATCGGCTATGGCGCTAGCGCTGTGTGCCCTTGGCTTACTTGGGAGACTACGCGGCATTGGTGGCAGCATCCTCGTACTCAGAAACTGATTGAAACCGGCAAATTGCCAGCGCTGACCATTGATCAGGCCCAGGCCAACGTCCGTAAGGCGCAGGAAGATGGCCTGCGCAAGATCCTCTCCAAGATCGGTATTTCCTTACTTGCTAGTTACCACGGCGCTCAGATTTTTGAGGCGATTGGTATCGGTGCCGATTTAATTGAGCTGGCTTTTAAGGGCACGACCAGTCGAGTCGCTGGACTCAGTCTCAATGACTTGGCTAGCGAGACCCTCATCTTCCATGCCAAGGCATTTCCTGAATTGGATCGCACCAAGCTCGAGTTCATGGGCTTTGTGCAATATCGCAGTGGCGGTGAATTTCATCTCAACACTCCGGACATGTCTAAGGCCCTGCATGCGGCCGTGAGGGCTGGGCCGGGCTACGACCACTTCTCTACCTACAAGAACCTGCTGGAGAATCGGCCTGCTACTGCCCTGCGCGACCTGCTGACGTTTCGCTTAGCCCCTACACCCCTCCCGTTAGATCAGGTTGAAAGTGTTGAATCCATTTGCGCACGTTTTTGTACTGGTGGAATGAGTCTTGGCGCCCTATCGCGCGAGGCTCACGAGGTGCTTGCCGTGGCGATGAACCGTATCGGTGGGAAGAGCAACAGTGGCGAAGGAGGAGAAGATCCAGCTCGATTCAAGATCCTTGATGATGTCGATCTTGAGAGTCGTTCAGAAACCCTGCCCAGCATCAAGGGTTTGCGCAATGGCGATACGGCTTGCTCTGCGATTAAGCAGGTCGCCTCTGGTCGCTTTGGTGTGACGCCGGAATATTTGCGGAGCGGTAAGCAACTTGAGATCAAGGTGGCTCAAGGGGCAAAGCCTGGTGAGGGAGGTCAGTTGCCGGGTCAAAAAGTTGATCCTTACATCGCCAAGTTGCGTAATAGCAAGGCTGGTGTGGCGCTGATCTCGCCACCTCCCCATCACGACATCTATTCAATTGAGGATTTGGCCCAGTTGATTCACGATCTGCATCAGGTTCACCCTGCTGCCAAGGTGAGCGTGAAGCTGGTTGCTGAGATTGGCATTGGCACGATTGCTGCTGGAGTGGCGAAGGCCAAGGCAGATGTGATTCAGATCTCTGGTCATGACGGTGGTACAGGCGCATCGCCTCTGAGTTCGATTAAGCACGCTGGAAGCCCTTGGGAGTTAGGTCTCACCGAGGTACACCGTTCACTGCTTGAAAATGGCTTGCGTGATCGTGTGTTATTGCGCGCTGATGGTGGTCTTAAGACTGGTTGGGACGTGGTGATCGCCGCCTTGCTTGGTGCTGAGGAATATGGTTTCGGCTCAGTCGCGATGATTGCCGAGGGCTGCATCATGGCTCGCGTCTGTCATACCAACAAGTGTCCTGTGGGGGTTGCTACCCAGCAGGAGGGCTTACGCAAGCGCTTCCCAGGTGTCCCGGAGCATGTTGTCAACTTCTTTCTGTTTGTAGCTGAGGAGGTGCGCCAGCTGATGAGTGTGCTCGGTGTGGCTCGGCTTGAGGATCTCATTGGTCGCACAGAGCTGCTTGAGCCTCGCAGCCTCAACTTGGTGAAGACCCAAACCCTTGATCTTTCTTGCTTGTTGGATCCGATTCCGGGGGCCGTTGATCGGGCTTGGTTGATTCATGACGCCAAGGCCCATGACAATGGACCGATCCTCGAGGATCAGCTGCTTGCTGATGCCGAGCTGATGGCAGCGATCGATAGCCATGGTCATATCGCCCGCAATCTCGCGATCGTCAACACGGATCGCAGCGTTTGTGCACGGATTTCTGGTGAGATAGCTGAACGCCATGGCAACAAAGGTTTTCGAGGTCAGTTCGATCTCTCCTTTGAGGGGGCTGCCGGTCAGAGTTTTGCGGCATTTCTGCTGCAGGGGGTGAATGTGCGCTTGGAGGGTGAGGCCAATGATTATGTCGGTAAAGGCATGAATGGTGGTCGGATCACACTGGTACCACCTTCGAGTGCAGATCAAAGCGGCAGCCAGGTGATTTTGGGCAACACTTGCCTGTATGGCGCGACCGGTGGAGAGTTGTTTGCTTTAGGTAGGGCTGGCGAGCGTTTTGCTGTGCGCAATAGCGGTGTGCAGGCTGTTGTTGAAGGTGCGGGGGATCATTGCTGTGAATACATGACCGGTGGGGTGGTGGTGGTGTTGGGATCAACTGGCCGCAATGTTGGGGCAGGGATGACCGGTGGTGTGACGTTCCTGCTGGATGAGCAGGGAATGGTGAGCGATCGGGTCAACAAAGAGATTGTTGAGATCTGCTTGCTAACCACTATTGAGCAGGAAGCCATTCTCAAGACACTGCTCGAAGCCCATCTCGCGCAGACCGGCAGTACAAAAGCCAAGGCGATTTTGGCCAACTGGATCAGTTGGAAAGCACTTTTTAAGGTGCTTGTTCCACCTAGTGAAAAGGTCAATGTTGGTTTAACTTTGCTTGAGAAAGTTGCAGCCTGA
- the rpsL gene encoding 30S ribosomal protein S12, with translation MPTIQQLIRTERQHLTRKTKSPALRACPERRGVCTRVYTSTPKKPNSALRKVARVRLTSGFEVTAYIPGIGHNLQEHSVVLIRGGRVKDLPGVRYHIIRGTLDTAGVKDRSQSRSKYGAKASKQD, from the coding sequence ATGCCAACCATCCAACAGCTGATCCGAACTGAGCGTCAGCACCTGACTCGCAAGACAAAATCTCCTGCGCTGCGCGCTTGTCCAGAGCGACGTGGTGTTTGCACACGGGTCTACACCTCCACACCTAAAAAGCCCAACTCAGCCCTACGCAAAGTTGCGCGCGTGCGCCTTACCTCAGGTTTTGAGGTCACGGCCTACATCCCAGGCATCGGCCACAACCTCCAGGAACACTCTGTGGTGCTCATCCGCGGCGGCAGAGTCAAAGATCTCCCTGGGGTGAGATATCACATCATCCGCGGAACTCTGGACACTGCAGGTGTCAAGGATCGCAGTCAATCCCGCTCAAAATACGGCGCCAAGGCGTCGAAGCAGGATTAA
- the rpsG gene encoding 30S ribosomal protein S7, whose translation MSRRNAAEKRPVLPDPQFNNRLATMMISRLMKHGKKSTAQRILAQAFGLINERTGGDPIELFETAVKNATPLVEVRARRVGGATYQVPMEVRQERGTAMALRWLVNFSRARNGRSMSQKLAAELMDAANEAGSAVRKREETHKMAEANKAFAHYRY comes from the coding sequence ATGTCCCGCCGCAACGCAGCCGAAAAACGCCCAGTCCTGCCGGATCCCCAGTTCAACAACCGACTGGCCACGATGATGATCTCTCGGCTGATGAAGCACGGCAAGAAGTCCACTGCACAACGCATCCTTGCCCAAGCCTTTGGCTTGATTAATGAGCGCACCGGTGGCGACCCGATAGAGCTCTTCGAAACAGCCGTAAAAAACGCCACGCCACTGGTGGAAGTAAGAGCCCGCCGTGTTGGTGGTGCCACATATCAGGTGCCGATGGAAGTACGCCAGGAGCGAGGCACAGCAATGGCCCTGCGCTGGCTGGTGAACTTCTCTCGCGCCCGTAATGGCCGCAGCATGTCCCAAAAACTGGCTGCTGAACTAATGGATGCCGCCAATGAAGCTGGCAGCGCCGTTCGCAAGCGAGAAGAAACCCACAAGATGGCAGAAGCGAACAAAGCTTTCGCCCACTATCGCTACTGA
- the fusA gene encoding elongation factor G yields the protein MARAFPLERVRNIGIAAHIDAGKTTCTERILFYSGVVHKMGEVHDGAAVTDWMAQERERGITITAAAISTTWNDHRINIIDTPGHVDFTIEVERSMRVLDGVIAVFCAVGGVQPQSETVWRQADRYSVPRMVFVNKMDRTGADFLKVHGQIKNRLKANAIPIQLPIGAEGDLSGIIDLVKNKAFIYKDDLGKEIEETEIPDHMKEIAAEWRSKLMECVAETDEELIEVFLETEELSEAQLASGIREGVLNHGLVPLLCGSAFKNKGVQLLLDAVVDYLPAPVDVPPIQGLLPNGKEAVRPSDDNAPFSALAFKVMSDPYGKLTFVRMYSGVLEKGSYVLNSTKNEKERISRLIILKADDREEVDALRAGDLGAVLGLKNTTTGDTLCTTDDPIVLETLYIPEPVISVAVEPKTKGDMEKLSKALLSLAEEDPTFRVSTDPETSQTVIAGMGELHLEILVDRMLREFKVEANIGAPQVSYRETIRASSKGEGKFARQTGGKGQYGHVVIEMEPGEPGSGFEFVNKIVGGIVPKEYIKPAESGMRETCESGVIAGYPLIDVKVTMVDGSYHDVDSSEMAFKIAGSMAFKDGVKKCNPVLLEPMMKVEVEIPEDFLGAIIGDLSSRRGQVEGQSIDDGLSKVQSKVPLAEMFGYATQLRSMTQGRGIFSMEFSHYEEVPRNVAEAIISKNQGNS from the coding sequence GTGGCTCGCGCCTTTCCCCTGGAACGCGTCAGAAATATCGGGATTGCCGCCCATATTGACGCCGGCAAAACCACCTGTACGGAACGCATCCTTTTCTATTCCGGTGTGGTTCACAAGATGGGCGAGGTGCATGACGGCGCCGCAGTCACCGACTGGATGGCTCAGGAGCGCGAGCGCGGAATCACCATTACAGCGGCTGCGATCTCGACAACCTGGAACGATCACCGCATCAATATCATTGACACCCCAGGGCACGTTGACTTCACCATTGAAGTGGAGCGCTCGATGCGAGTGCTCGATGGTGTAATCGCCGTGTTTTGTGCGGTAGGTGGCGTGCAACCTCAATCAGAAACCGTCTGGCGGCAAGCCGATCGCTATTCCGTTCCACGGATGGTTTTTGTCAACAAAATGGACCGCACCGGGGCCGACTTCCTCAAGGTTCACGGACAGATCAAGAATCGCCTCAAAGCCAACGCCATCCCAATCCAGCTGCCTATTGGTGCAGAGGGAGATCTCAGCGGCATTATTGACCTCGTTAAAAACAAAGCCTTTATTTATAAGGACGATCTCGGCAAGGAAATCGAAGAAACAGAGATCCCAGACCATATGAAAGAGATTGCAGCTGAATGGCGATCCAAGCTGATGGAATGTGTTGCTGAAACCGACGAAGAACTGATTGAAGTTTTTCTAGAGACAGAAGAACTAAGCGAAGCCCAACTTGCATCAGGCATTCGCGAAGGGGTTCTCAATCACGGCCTAGTACCTTTGCTGTGTGGATCTGCCTTCAAGAACAAGGGCGTTCAACTGCTATTGGATGCAGTGGTGGACTACCTACCCGCTCCTGTTGATGTACCCCCGATTCAAGGTTTACTTCCCAATGGCAAGGAGGCAGTAAGGCCATCCGATGACAACGCACCATTTAGTGCTTTGGCCTTCAAGGTGATGTCGGACCCCTACGGCAAGCTCACCTTCGTGCGTATGTATTCAGGGGTGCTCGAGAAAGGCAGTTATGTGCTGAACTCCACGAAGAACGAGAAAGAACGAATTTCCCGACTGATCATTCTCAAGGCCGATGACCGTGAAGAGGTCGATGCACTACGCGCTGGAGATCTCGGTGCTGTTCTAGGTCTGAAGAACACCACGACAGGCGACACCCTTTGCACGACTGACGATCCAATTGTTCTAGAAACCCTCTACATCCCCGAGCCAGTGATATCGGTGGCTGTTGAGCCCAAAACCAAGGGTGATATGGAAAAACTTTCCAAAGCCCTGCTTTCATTAGCGGAAGAGGATCCCACCTTCCGCGTCAGCACAGACCCTGAGACCAGTCAAACCGTGATTGCTGGTATGGGCGAACTCCACCTTGAAATTCTCGTGGATCGCATGCTGCGAGAATTCAAGGTGGAGGCCAACATCGGCGCTCCTCAGGTCTCCTACAGGGAAACCATTCGTGCCAGCTCTAAAGGCGAGGGCAAGTTTGCCCGTCAAACAGGTGGTAAAGGCCAATACGGCCACGTAGTAATCGAAATGGAGCCAGGCGAACCTGGTTCTGGCTTTGAATTCGTGAACAAGATTGTCGGAGGCATCGTTCCCAAGGAATACATCAAGCCTGCCGAATCAGGCATGCGTGAAACATGCGAATCCGGCGTTATCGCTGGCTATCCGCTCATCGATGTGAAAGTCACCATGGTTGACGGGTCTTACCACGATGTGGACTCATCCGAGATGGCTTTCAAAATCGCCGGATCGATGGCTTTCAAAGATGGCGTCAAGAAGTGCAATCCTGTGCTGCTTGAACCGATGATGAAGGTTGAGGTCGAGATCCCCGAGGATTTCCTCGGTGCGATCATCGGCGATCTGTCCTCCCGGCGAGGTCAGGTTGAAGGCCAGTCCATTGACGATGGACTCTCTAAAGTGCAGTCCAAAGTGCCTCTAGCCGAAATGTTCGGTTACGCCACCCAGCTCCGATCTATGACTCAGGGTCGGGGTATCTTCTCGATGGAGTTCAGCCATTACGAGGAAGTTCCTCGCAACGTTGCTGAAGCCATCATCTCCAAGAATCAGGGCAATTCCTGA